The Gallus gallus isolate bGalGal1 chromosome 33, bGalGal1.mat.broiler.GRCg7b, whole genome shotgun sequence genomic sequence gaaactcgctgatggagctgctgttggacATCTgcggttcctgggcatggagtcctgttcagactgcagaagataatgacaagtTTAGATCATTCTCAGAGACAATCCTCCTGCCATGTAATAAAAAATTTGCTTTGCCTTTGGAAATTGGCCATTTAACACTATATGGTGTATTTAATTTCATGAGGTTCAGTATTCTATAAGAAGTAGAAGCTAAATTATATCTTactttgatttcatttcctAATCATATCCCAGCTTCCTGGAGATATTCCTCTTATGTGCAGTTTTCATGTCGTGTCTTTACCATATCAGCACTCAGACCACTGACCCATCCACTGTGCACTTaaatttgtctttcagaaatctgcctGTTTGCAGGATAAGTGATCCTTCCAGTAAAAGAGGCTGCATTGCCTGCAGCTAGAGATTTACCTTGTCAAGAGCTATGAGAAATCCTCCTCCAGTGCGCTCACAGCCAGCTCACACTCATTTCCCTTCTATCCTCGTGTCACCATCAGATCAtgatcccagccctgctgcgctgtgcagaagagctgctcctgggcacagctgtctctctgcagcactgtccACTTGTAGGAGCTCCCTCTGTCCCAGGAGCCCAGGAGCccacatcagcagcagaggatgtcattttaTCCTCCCCACTAGtctcccctgagatgtccctgggtctccatggccaacagctcctgaacGACAACAGCATGGtgactgtactttgaaatctgctaCATTAACCATCAAATGTCCATTGGACACTGCTATATCACAGACATATGGTTAGTCCTaccagagagtgtttgctgtaaccAAAAGGGTacacagagaaggacagggaggggtggacttcccctgtgcagggcagtgatccagctgaggcagtgcaggcatctcatccctagatggaaaccctggggctgaaatgggattcaGCTCTTCACagacccacaggagctgggattcctctggttcagttcaggtgtgcacaaggagttgcctgcatgtgagctcctgctctgagtccttggtccttcagcggggagtcagttgctcacacacagaccctggATGATGACCAAGATGCCTGGGGTGGCTCTGGATTTGTtctggtgcttgtaaagtgtgTGGGAAATCcctgagatagacacctccttcctgagcatcattTGAGGGCCAGAGAGGAGATAGAGGTATTCTTGGGCATCCTAAATGACATCAGACCCCTGCAGTTTAGGGCCATAGGTGTGCCTTTGTCCCCCATCTAAATGGGACATGCAGAGTAATTCAGCTGACTaaatggatgagctcacaaaagaagaggcagatctttctctgttctccatCTGCTGCATATGCTGGAGCTCAAGGTACTGCCAAGCTAACACACATCTTTATTCCTCAACAGACGAAAACACATGTGAATGGCATCAGAAGCAGCCGAGTGTCATGGCAGttccctgggctgtccagcacactcacatgcagctccaaatgcagcacagggccttcaggaaagccGTGCCCTAAgaatggctgtgctgcttggtCAACACCCAGTCCCGCAATGGATCTAATGCCTGCTTACCATCTACTGAACACAGATACCAAAGATGAGGTATCCAGTCAGACTAAGTCCACTGATCACTGATGCTTCCCAACTAGGATGTATTCTATGTGTTTTTATACTAACGAGAATACCCACACATTCTGAACTAGAAATTTTTATATGGTAGCACAAACAGTTGCTTTTGTAgcttttgcatcttttttttttttttccttgtaaattttgtatctttttatatatttatttatttgtttgtttgtatttttctgaaaaggagaatattttccagcactatgtttgcaggacacagatgccttcaggtgcagggacacagacagcggtgccagtgccaatgccctgtgactaatgcccagCGTCCAccgctgctctaccctgctgcgtatttcatgtccctcatcctccagggcTCTCCAGCTCTCCTTAATACATGAccatgctgaagggcatgttttcagcaggccatcCGGACACAcactcttcccactgctctccacatttccccatgCCTTGCTCTTTGTTCACTCAAATACTTCCCAACCGTCTGGCTTatctgtgaccttcagggagattactggaacctgctccatctctccatggtctgatggactctcttgtcagctccttcactgtgattatatctatcccttcctatctctgtctaactcatttcttgtacaagtACTCCTTGTGAAAGACCAACCTAAGTAGATGCAGCTTGAACAAGGCATGCAGttgatcactgtgttttactGTTCATTCAATTGCATCacgtttccttctgtttgttggcaaaaTAGAGAAATCCTTCATTGCCCACgtgcagctggttctctgaggaaagccagtgggagttggtgcaaTGGAGGTATAACAGTGAGCGGGTGACTCCAGaagagaagagtgatgtgaggagaACTGATGCCAGtcccatggggccaatgggagtaaaaatggggtggggaagttgAGAAGGACATTTGTCCacaacagtgacagagcaaaggTCATTAGGGGACATCCTGGATCAGTATCAActgccaagtgctgctttaaattcttgtttatacacaactataaataaataaataactagaCTTCATAAATGCCCACTGGACTGTACCACTTTAAGCTCTCTTCAGATACCTCTCCAGTTAGCTgtacaagttctgaacacctgaagaagatgacaggaaggcagaAGGCACAGGACAGCTCCTTAGGTTGTAATGGGCCCCACTGGGCATTTGATGCTGAATCCATCAACCACCAGTGAAGAGAGAAGATGGCATAAAGTGCTCAAGAAGACTTCGAaatcagaaggaacagagaagtttcttggagtattaatgggccccTCTGAGGGCCACTAACAGGAAatcttccccagggacttgttagagcagataattggaagccatgattacaggcaggcaaaggcactgcaatggtggctgtgatgctgagaaaagcctcctttgtgttatgaagcagaaaggccaagccctgatccccagacccttggcagggagatcctgtccctcctgctggctcagggcccttcctggggcagtgggatggaggtttgtatgaggtcaaatgaaagacaaggggacagcagctcccaggctctgcatgggGTGCAAGGATGCCGTGAGGCCCAAGTCCCATGCAGGCAGTGTGTCTCATCCCAggatgtgggatgtgagaagggccAGTCTCCACAAGCAGTCAACCCCAAGGAAACTtggaacttcagatctctcagttGTAGTGCCCGCCTTTGGACACTCTCCAATAGCTTTATGTCTTTTATGTTCTgcggtgcccagcagtgcatccagtgctccaggtgaggctgcagcagtgcagagcagagagggtcaatccctcacccagctggcaatGCCATGCTCAAAGCACCCAATGGGACAGTTATCCTTCCTgactgcctgggcacactgctgactcacgttCAATTTGCTGTTGACCAGGACCCTCAACCCCCTTCATTGGGACTGCTCTCCAGTGTCCCATCCTCCAGTCAGTGtgtatgtgcagggttgcccCCTCCCAGGTACAGAATCAGGCACTTGTTCTTTTTATGCTTCATGTGGTTGGTGCTTGCCCGGTTCTCTAACTTGTCCACATCTCTCAGATGTGCACACCTCGTTGTGCACATCTGAACTCCACTACGGGGACTCCCGGCTCCCATGGTTCTGTGAGGAACAGAATCCCTtttcagccccagggtttccatctGCGGATGAGATGCCTAACCCTATGGTTATGATTAGATGGTCTGATAGTACTAGGACAAATggctttacatttaaaaatgggAGACTTAGTTTAGATGTTAGAAAGTGATTTTTACACACAGTCACAGGAAAAAATTGCCCGGAGAGatcgtggatgccccatcactggagacattcaaagtcgGTATTGATGGGATCCTGCGCATCTTGGTCTGGTgtttggcagccctgcccatggctggggccATGGAACTAGGTGCACCTTgaagtcccctccaacctaagccagtCCGTGATTCAGTACTTTTATGACTGCACTTACAGGTCCTGAGTGGAGGTTTCCCGATGTGACATTTGTTTATCTTGTGGTCAAATTTCTTTTAGTGGGAACATCCATGCTTCTGGAATTGAGTGAACGTCTTGATTAACTGAATTGACATTGAAGTCcgttctgcagtgatgaccctgagctgtcagctcaggagGGCCGTGGATATCtacagggagagaaggaaatctcctcctctgctgctgagctgggccgggctcctgggacacagggaactgatacaagtgggcagtgctgcagagagacagctgtgcccaggagcagctcatgTGCACCACACAACAGGGCTGGAGGCATCATCTGCAGGTGACAGGGAGAGGAGATAAAGCAGAGAGCATACAGGCTGTATGGAGTGTGATCAGGCAGTGAGCTCACTGGACAAGCGTTGCTCACAGTCACTGAGAAGGTAAGCCCTTTGCTACAGGCAGTGCAGCTATGTTTTTGTGGAGGGATCACTAAAGCTGGAACACTCCATAGCAGGTCAGGCTACTATGGCAATCTGTGTATTTATATCATGAAAAAGACAAGTTCCATATGAGGTCTTCCCTTCTGCcgcatcagagcacagccctgagggctgcgtgtcccaggacggctgcaggctgtgcagctgagGGTGCAGCCGGgttcccagggctgtggtgcagagcagggtccctgctgtgccccaggggctgtgtgccggggcagggactctgccgcctgccaggctcagcactcagcctgcccggggagctgcccagggcgctgcggggagacgtgtggggggaaggagccccccggcagggcaggggccttctgctgccacagctgctgcctggggcagggggatcacagaTACGCTGCACCCCAGaatgtttccaagagcactttgcaagaggagagacaaggcagggattttcATTTATATCATTAGGGAAGGGCAAAGGATGGGAGGCTGAAATCTAAAAGGGGCTGTCAACTCTGAACACATCTCTGAGACTCCGGAATTATACTTTAATCAATCTCTTGTTTTGTATACAGTCACacagaatgtgctttcagcctctcctttctcGAAGGATAGAAACAGTTGAAATGATTGTCATTTTCTGCAGGTATGAATAATGCACTCATCCTTCAAATAGGCagatttctgtaaaagaaattGGAGGGCACAGAGGTTGGGGTTGTGGTCTCCAAGAGCAGTTGGAGGAAAGATATGAGACTtggaaacagatgaaaatatccaGGAAGTGGGGatataataagaaaaagaaaggaaggcaaaagcttAATAAGCCTCTTCTGCTTATGGAATGCTGAtcttaatgaaattaatttcaggTAATGGAGCTAATGAACATTGtcctaagagaaagaaaaggtttcaTAGCATAGCAGGAGGTGTGATTGTGAGAACTGTgttgtcattatcttctgcactctgaacaggactccatgcccaggaatCACAGATgtccaacagcagctccatcagcgagttcctcctcctggcgttggcagacacgcggcagctgcagctcctgcacttctggctcttgctgggcatctacctggctgccctcctgggcaacggcctcatcagcacagccgtagcctgcgaccaccgcctgcacacccccatgtacttcttcctcctcaacctcgccctcctcgacctgggctgcatctccaccactctccccaaagccatggccaatgccctctggcacaccagggccatctcctactCAGGATGTGCTTCACAGggcttctttgtctttttcatctcagcagaatattttcttctcacagtcatgtcctatgaccactacgttgccatctgcaagcccctgcactacgggaccctgctgggcagcagagcttgtgccaccatggcagcagctgcctggggtaCTGGAattctctattccctgctgcacactgccaatacattttccctgcctctgtgccaaggcaatgctgtggatcagttcttctgtgaaatcccccagatcctcaagctctcttGCTCACACTCCTATCTCAAAGACATTTGGATTCTTGTGGTCAGTGCCTCTTTAGTATCTGggtgcttttctttcattcttttctcctatgtgcagatcttcagggccgtgctgaggatgccctcggagcagggacggcacaaagccttctccacatgCCTAcctcacctggctgtggtcTCCCTTTTTGCTTGCAGTGGTACTTTTGCCTATGTGAAGCCCCAGTCCCTATCCTCCCAATCCCTGGATCTGACAGTAACAGTTCTGTATTCAGTGTTTCCTCCAACAGTGAACCCTCTCATCTACTGTGTTAGAAACAAGGAGCTCATGTGTTCCGTTAGGAAAGTCATTTCACAATTGTTTATGAACTGTGATAAGTTCACTCTCTGTTCTTGCAGTTTTTAGTGTCATTTGTATTTACTGTTCTCTGTGATGGATGGTTTCATTCATTGGAGTTCCACTGAGGAATTCTTCTGGATTGTTTCTATTTCCAGTTGTGTGAATATGTGTCTAAATGTAGATCAGTGCTATCTTAGCATCTGCTTAATAAAACCCGATATCCACAATGCTTGAAGTTTGCTTGAAGTTTgtggagaggccttgcagagggGAATTCAGAGCTGAGCAATCACCAAATGCATGAATTTTAACAAGTGCAAGTGCTAGATTCTGTACCTGGAACGGGACAGCTTTGTCCgtatgtacagactgggggacgaagggctgggaagcagctctgGAAAGGGATGTGGGTGTTCTGGCCGATGTGGGGttgagcatgagccagcagtttaCCCTGACAGCCAAAAGATCCAACCAtcccctggggtgcatcagggCCAGCACTGATGGCctctgggtgagggaagggattgtcccgctctgctctgtgctagtACTGCCTCACCTCAGACACTGGGTGCAGTTTGGGTGCCACAGTTTCAAAGGGACATCAGACTTCAGGCATGGCAGTGGGGCAGGTGACAGTCTTGGTGCTGTCCTTCAGGATCCCCACACCCAGAAGTGAAGGGACAAAAGCAGCCGCAGCAGCAGCGCTTGTTGGTGGAGGGGGGTCAGCACAGAGGAAGGGGCTGGGATGATGCTCAGACCCTGTCATGGTTATCTCTAGATCTACCTGTGTCCAtgacaggggacagcaggcccacaggtCCACTGGCCcaaaaaagggggaggggaatggggaggaggaacaaagagggaaacaaacaaacaaacaaaaagcaagtacaaacagcagcaacagtcTGTGGAGGAAAACTAATTTGCTAATAGTAGAAATATAAGTTAATTGAGATCGAAgctaagaaatcaaataaatgagagagtttctgaaaacGGAGGTTCTTACTCTGATCTGCCAGGGAGCAAACAGAGAAAGTCTCATGACTTCCAGTCAGtttcatctttccctctgattggaaaaatggaaacagaacagcagagttttctgggagctgcagcacatttcttctcttctgagactcCCAGTGCACTCCATGATGTGATGGTGTGGAATAACGACAACAGAAGTCATAAACCACCACAACACCACACCGCTTGTTGTCATCCGCATACTTGATGTGAGTGCACTCCATCTCACTCtcagtgtcattgatgaaggTATTAAAGAGGATCGGTCCCAACACTGACCCGTGATCACTgtccagacattgagccattgacctcCACTCTGTGGTTTCAGCCCTGCAGTCATTTCTTCATCCAGCAAACAGCCCACTCATCAAATCCATacctttccaatttggagagaaggatgttatgaggtaccatgtcaaaggccttactgaagtccataTAGATGACGTCAGCGGCTcctcctttgtccactgatgtgGTGACACCACCATAGAaagccactaggttggtcaagcaggacttgAACCACTGACTGAATGTTATTTgatgaatttcattttgaaagcttaCTTTTTTCTGACCAGATTGTGGGCCCAAAGGAGGAGTATGTGTACATGTGTTGCTGTGAGGTCACttgtgcaagcagaactcaCCAACTTGTAGGAAGCATGTGGCTGAGGTGATGTTTGAGAGgttatttctgtctctggaggtgacaGATCATCAGCAGGAACATGGCTGGCAAAGGGCCTCGGAAGacattctttctgtagtagCCAATAAGACAGCCATGAATTCAGTCATGTCCCTCCTGCTGTCGTGTTGTGTACTCACACAGAAGAGCCAACACAGTCCCTCACACaaacctcctccttcctctaTGGGGCCTACCAGGTGCTTAGGCAGGGAGGATCCCACAGTCAGCATGTCAACCTGGCATTTTCTGTCGGCCTCTCAGGGACACCGCAGATGTGATCCTGTATGCACGGATCCCAGCCAGAACTCAAGGGCTGACCAACAGCTGCTTCAGGCAGAAGTGAGCACACCATTCCTTCCTGTGACACCTTCCTGGTGCTGGCCTATCAACTCCACAGACAGAAGGGATCTCACTGCCACCTTCACAGCCACGTGCCACCTGCAGGCCCATGAGGTCCTGAGGTAGAGCTGAGCTCACTTCAGTGTTCTGAACCACCTCCTCCTTATGGCCTCAAGCTGATCAGTCACACGTCACCTCCTGTACATACATCACCTCACATTCATCACTGcattaaatgcatttgctcAAAGACTCCACgattcctgctctgccctgaagAGCCAAGTACCCAAAGTTTGGGTTAGGGGAGGGATTGAAggtgaggagggcagagcacaggaacTGCGTCTGTGGGTGTTGGGTGTTCAGGATAGGGATTAAGGGTCAAAACTCACCTTTTGGGGCAGAGATGCAGCAAAGGTTTAGTGAGAGGGCTTGGTGTTCTGCTAAGGTTTTCAGGACATTGTAAGGGTACGGGCAAGCATTATGgatcagtgttttgctttgggcTGTAGTGACGGCTAGCATTAAATATCACATTTTAATGCTAGCAGTTAAAGCTTGGTTTTAGCATGAGTAGGAGAGTAAGTCTGGGAATCTGTGCAGTCCATTCCTTGGGAATGTTCCTGGCAGCAACTTTTAAAGAAGCCCTGAGCCTTCAGGCACTGCCATGAGGAGATCTCTGTTAACAATAGACTTGCTATGGTGGAAACAACCTGTGTGACAGAAGTGCCCACTGCATGTCCTTGCTTGTGTTTGCcgccacacagcagcactgccaccaagccacaggagctgcaaggCTAAGGGACTCTCAGATTGAGGTTCAGGTCggcacaccaccaccacaccacTAAATTCTGTCTCTCGGTGCAACACTGAGCCTTTTCTTGCAAAGCTTCTGTCTCACCTCTGTTGGCTGTTCCATTCCTGAGACAGAAGTGGCACCTCATTTGGGAAGGGGAAGGACACAAAGCTCTGCAGGAGAACCTGCACCGCCTgccatgcagctctgtgctacCCCAGAGTCACATCTCCTACCTACAAATTCATGCTCCAGAATGTCTCCTGAGAGTCCTGAGGAACATTTCCTGGGCTCTCATGCATGCTTCAGCTACCCCAGGGCATGCTGGAGGCAGTGCCCACCTCTGTGGCAAATGGAAAGAAGCTCTGAAGGGAGACTTCAGGGAAAATGTTTAAACCTCTGAGATGAGAACCCATATCCAAGACCCTTTCCTATTCAGGGTCTCACAGAGATTGAGGAAGAGGGGATCTGACAACCAGTGTGCAAACCAGGTGCTGTGGCTGGCCTGCCAGAAGCACTGACAGATGTGAACCTGAAAGCTCAGATCCCAGCCGGGAGCCAAAGGATGGCCCATCAGCTATTGCAGGCTGAAGTCACCGCACAGTTGGATTAACAGCCGTGTGCTTCCTGCTGGATTGTGGCTTTCGTAGAAAACTGACCCCAACAGCTCCAGAAATGTCTCACAAGAAGAATGACAGACAAAGTCATtgcatttcctttgctctgttAAGATTTACAGAGCCGGGTTCCATATGTACAGATTGTATGGGTCACACTGTACACGTACAAGCTGAATAGGAATTGATAGGGGTGatgacatttcagtgaaaagcattaaaacagTTGAAAAGTTGAaatatgccaaaaaaaaaaaaaacttttaatatATTGTTCTTAAtacaacaaaccaaacaaaacgaaaaaaaaacaaaaaaacaaaacaaacaaacaaaaaaaacccacacaatcCATAATAAGATTGATTGTTTctataaaaatctgcattacaAGCCCTATATAGATAAAGATGGGCAGTTCATTGCTTTCAGAAGACGTTTGGTCATGAGTTTCCACAGAgcatccttgagctcctggttccttATGCTGTAGATGAGAGGGTTcagtgctggaggcaccactgagtacagaaatgaaaccagcTGGTCCAGgaatggggaggagatggaggggggcttcaggtaggcaaaaaaggcagagcagaCGAGAAGGGagagcacggccaggtgagggaggcacgtggagaaggctttgtgtcGTCCCTGcacagagggcatcctcagcacagccctgaagatctgcacataggagaacAGAATGAATACAAAACAACCAAGTAAAGCAAGGGCACTAAAGACAATAagcccaacttccctgaggtaggcatctgagcaggagagcttgaggatgtgggggatttcacagaagaactgatccacaaCATTGCCAtggcacagaggcagagaaaatgtattggcagtgtgcagcagagcattgagaagcccagtgccccaggcagctgctgccatggtggcacaagctctgctgcccagcagggtcctgtagtgcaggggcttgcagatggcaacatagcggtcataggacatgatggtgagaagggaatactctgctgagaggaagaagacaaagaaaaagacctgtgcagcacatcctgcgtaggagatgtccctggtgtgccagagggcattggccatggctttggggagagtggtggagatgcagcccaggtcgaggagggcgaggttgaggaggaagaagtacatgggggtgtgcaggcggtggtcgcaagctacggctgtgctgatgaggccgttgcccaggagggcagccaggtagatgcccagcaagagccagaagtgcaggagctgcagctgccgcgtgtctgccaacgccaggaggaggaactcgctgatggagctgctgttgggcatctggtACTTCTGGGCACCAGGACCTGTCCAAGGAGTACAAAGGTTCAATTCAGAgatttctgtgtggaaaatgttCATTCAATCACAATGATGTGAGCTACATTTCATGATGCTGAGTTTGCCTGGAGGGCTTCTAcactttttctctcaaggaaGCACTCTTTTCCCCGTAGATACAGGGAAATGTGGTGTTTGTGTGAGGGCaacttttctttacaaaatggGTCAGATGAAGTAACTTCTAATAGAGAGGTGCTTGTAAGCATCTGTGAGCTCAAAGCCAGAAATATGTgggtcataaaaataaatttgagtgaaattttttctgttctccctcCTCTCGCTCAGTGTGTCCATGGAGTGTTTGCTGAATTGAGTAATTCTGAGTGCTTCTGGTGCTCTCAGTATGACTGCCTATGAGACCCAAGAGGCAAAGGGATTCACAGCTGCTTGGTGCGGAGTAAGTGGAGATGGTTGGGCATGTTTCTAATTGCTCTGAGCTTGACAAGTTGGAAGATGGAGAATGATTGCACCCCCATAACACTGTGAAAAG encodes the following:
- the LOC121108037 gene encoding olfactory receptor 14J1-like isoform X1 gives rise to the protein YAGCAAQVFFFVFFLSAEYSLLTIMSYDRYVAICKPLHYRTLLGSRACATMAAAAWGTGLLNALLHTANTFSLPLCHGNVVDQFFCEIPHILKLSCSDAYLREVGLIVFSALALLGCFVFILFSYVQIFRAVLRMPSVQGRHKAFSTCLPHLAVLSLLVCSAFFAYLKPPSISSPFLDQLVSFLYSVVPPALNPLIYSIRNQELKDALWKLMTKRLLKAMNCPSLSI
- the LOC768747 gene encoding olfactory receptor 14C36-like — translated: LHYGTLLGSRACATMAAAAWGTGILYSLLHTANTFSLPLCQGNAVDQFFCEIPQILKLSCSHSYLKDIWILVVSASLVSGCFSFILFSYVQIFRAVLRMPSEQGRHKAFSTCLPHLAVVSLFACSGTFAYVKPQSLSSQSLDLTVTVLYSVFPPTVNPLIYCVRNKELMCSVRKVISQLFMNCDKFTLCSCSF